From Faecalicatena sp. Marseille-Q4148:
GAGAGATTCGTATTTTGTCTTTTTCGTATGTATTTTTGGGCACAAAAACCCCTCAACCTGCATATTTAAACGTACACATTTTCTAAGCAACTGTTTCTTCGATTTTTTTCTCAAATTTTTGGATTTTTTCATGAAGAAAACGATGGTATTTATTTATATTTCTTCCAATCGCATACAGCATGAATTCTTTATATACTTTTTCGGATGTCCGGTAATTGAATCGGCGGAAACTGTCATTTTCTTTAATGTCTCCAAAATGTCCCTCTGTCTGGATGGAACGAATCTGACGATTTAAGATCCCTTTCTCACTCTGGATGTTTTTATGGGATTCTTCTTTCAAAGCTTCCCATTGTTCGTTGATCTTCATCACTTTATTTTTCTCTCTATCTTTTTCGGCATCATATTTATAGAGACATTTTGCTTTATGTTCACAACCACTGCAGTCTGCACATCCATACACTTCAAAGGTTTGTGTATAACCAGTCTGTGCTTTTGTTTCTGTTCGGATATGATGCAATTCTCTTCCGTCATGGCAAATATAATACAACTCATCTTCAAATATCTGCGTTTTCATGTTGTAATACTTTCCGATTTCTTCTGTATACGCACGTGTTTTCCGTTTTTCATGATCCTGCAGCTTGATATAGCTGGAGATTTTATGTTCTTTTAAGTACAGTAGGTTTCTTTCGCTGCAATACCCGCTATCTGCTGTCACTTCCTCAAGAATATCCCCAAATGCTTTTTGATGTTTTTCCAAAACCGGAATCAACGTATTATAATCTGTCCGATCATTGCTGACATAAGTCTGGACAATGAAATAATTCTCTACTGCAATCTGAACATTATATGCCGCTTTTAATTGCCCGTTCAGCATATGATCCTCTTTCATCCGCATAAAAGTAGCTTCCAGATCTGTTTTGGAATAACTGTTTCTGTCTGTTCCCATGATCTCAAAACACTCTTTATATCCCATAAGACGTTCACCACAGGCTTCCAATTCTTCGTAAAGCTGCTGGATTTCCGATTTTCTTTTTCCTTTTCCATAAACAAATGTAATCTGTTCCTGTTCTGCTATCTGTATCAGATTTTTTTGGAGCTTCAGTATCTCCAACGGAGAACAATTGTCAATCTCTATGATTGTATTATTGGATAACTTTTTATGTTTTGTCAGTTTTCTTTTTCGGTTCTTTTCAATGACATCCCGTACTTTCTCCATTCCTTCGATCACGAACATATGTGCATGGGGAATGTCATATTTGATGCCATACTCATTTTCATCAATCAAAACGTTATACTTTTGATACAATAAATCAATAGTATCCAGTAGTCCTGCAAGATGATAATTGATTGTTCCTCTCCAGACAAACGTATAACGGTTCGCATTGGCTTCTATTTTTGTACCGTCAATAAAAAGATTTTTTAGTGTGATGAATCCTTCTTTTTGCAGGCGACGAAGAAACTGATAATTCAGCTCATCCAGTACATCAGCGGTCAGTTTCTTATTCTTGAAGTCATAAAAAGCATCCCGTTTCGGCTTCTGACCTTTCGTAAGCCAGATAAAGGCGAGATCTCTTTCACATAATTCTACAATACGGTCAACAGCTCTTATCCCACGCATGTTTGCGTAAGTAACTACAGCATACATCATGATTGGGTTGTACCCGGTTCTTCCCTTATCAGAACAATTGGCTAATAAGCCAGAAAAATCTAACTCCTCCATCACTTTTTTCAGGGTATAGACTGGATCGTCGTCTGGTAAACACAATTCGAAGAAACTGAAGTTAATTTTCTGTTGCCCTAATTCAAAAAAATCGTT
This genomic window contains:
- a CDS encoding IS1182 family transposase codes for the protein MLNKDYYNDFFELGQQKINFSFFELCLPDDDPVYTLKKVMEELDFSGLLANCSDKGRTGYNPIMMYAVVTYANMRGIRAVDRIVELCERDLAFIWLTKGQKPKRDAFYDFKNKKLTADVLDELNYQFLRRLQKEGFITLKNLFIDGTKIEANANRYTFVWRGTINYHLAGLLDTIDLLYQKYNVLIDENEYGIKYDIPHAHMFVIEGMEKVRDVIEKNRKRKLTKHKKLSNNTIIEIDNCSPLEILKLQKNLIQIAEQEQITFVYGKGKRKSEIQQLYEELEACGERLMGYKECFEIMGTDRNSYSKTDLEATFMRMKEDHMLNGQLKAAYNVQIAVENYFIVQTYVSNDRTDYNTLIPVLEKHQKAFGDILEEVTADSGYCSERNLLYLKEHKISSYIKLQDHEKRKTRAYTEEIGKYYNMKTQIFEDELYYICHDGRELHHIRTETKAQTGYTQTFEVYGCADCSGCEHKAKCLYKYDAEKDREKNKVMKINEQWEALKEESHKNIQSEKGILNRQIRSIQTEGHFGDIKENDSFRRFNYRTSEKVYKEFMLYAIGRNINKYHRFLHEKIQKFEKKIEETVA